The genome window AAATTTTGTCCACTATTACTTAATTTTAAGATGAATTTCCTTTGATAAGAATATGTAGAATATTTGCTTAACTTCTTATGAAGGAAAAATACCGAACCAAATCAATCACTAAATGAATTAATTTGGTTTAGTAGTGCTGCTCATTTGAGGCCTAAATCGAACCAACCCCAATAATGATATAACATTAGATCGGTAAATATTTTGAGGCCAAGAACTAATCGAACCACAACCACCCTAGAAAAATTTTAGTTCACGTAATATCGATGGACACAGTTCTATTTAGTCCACTTTCGCCCCTCAACTGACGATGAGCCACAACCACAATCACGTtatcattttgaaaaaatttggatggattgtgaaaataaaatagggcTGAATGAACACACACTGAAGATAGTTGATTCTTTTCATTGATTTGGTTTATTTAATCACCATATCAACAAAATCTTAGGCTGTGGAGGTTGGGCCTATCATAAATCCAAGGTGGAGCGGCGAGATATGAACAAATCTCAAGATGCATAGACTTCGACACATGTGGTGAAATATGGTTTTTTGGTCGGAGTCTTCAACGATAAGGGACATGTTGTGGATAAATAGATATGAAGCCAAGGTGAGAGAGGCAAACACAAGATAGCTTTGGAAaatgaagttttgttttgtggtgGGACGATTGGTGGCATTTGTTATCAGGGTTCGAGGAATGAAGGAGACAAAGATAGGAAATGAGAAGAAATGAGTGGCTATAAATGGGAAGTGAGAATGTTTAACAAGTGGGTGAATTAGAATGCAACGAGATCTGTCTTTTATGGTGTGTTTATTTAtcaggaattggaattctcatcaggaattgaattccacaTATAGAGGATTCCTACGTTTACTTCAgatcaagaaattgaaaagtaaGTAGGGCCCACACAAatttaggaattgaattcctgattttggaggaattcaattcttgggtGTGAGGTGCTATTCTAATTCATGGAGAACTAACCCATTaagaattcatcttttttatcattacatcctcacacaattttcaaaattctaaatttgccatttactttatcccaaCAACGAGAACATTGTAGTAATTAGTACCACTCATACTCCaattccatatggtttagtaaacaacttcaatagaaatccggaatctaattctcctcaatccaattcctcctcaattcaattcatcataatccaattataaattagtaaacatgccaaTAGTcttattaaaatcaaaatcgCAGACAAATTGATTCATGTgaaatatatagaaaaaaaaaaaaaggagaagagaaCAACCCAAACGGGCCGAATCAATTCTATCGGTCCAATTCGGTCGGTCTGATTGGTTCACCCATTTTCCCCACCCTTGTCATGTAGAACAGTAAGATTGGCTATTTCCGTCAAGTACAACTGCTATGATTGGCCAAACCTCGGATGTCCAGTCCCACTTCCTATCTATCCCCTTTAAATAAACGGGAAAGGGTGAGAATCGTATTTTTGGGAAATACCGTTTGAAAAGTTATGCCTTTACTCTATGCTTATTCTcgatttattaaataaaaagtcaATAGTCAACAGTGTACAATCAAATCCAATTATTGTTACTActtaatttattaataaaaatacaatattgaccctttaaaataatttaatccTAACGTGCGTGTCATCATGCACGCGACCCAGTGACGCGTCATTGCTGTTTCGCCTGCTCTTACCTACGTAATTATAATTTCTCGTAATTATTTACACTTCTAATCGTTTCTCGTAATTATTTATTCGaagcaaaaggcaaaaaataaataattaaaaaaataattaaaaaaagacaagCCGCGGCGCGAACGCGTCTTTGATTAATGCAGAGAACGCGGCATAGAATTGGAAGAGAAAGGCTGGAAACAGAGAGGTCGTGTCAACACAAGCATCATCCTCATCTCCTCAACTCTTCTTcacacttctctctctcaatctctctcctcctcttaTGTGACTCTGATTGTTGTTTGtccatctctctttctctttttctttcgtgGCCACTGTGGattccatttccattttctgtttcaattttaattgaataGTTTTATACGTATAAGGGTCCACAACAAGACAGCCATGACCGGCAGAGAAATTCTCCATAAGATGAAGGTATGTTGTGTGCTACATGGGTACTTACACTACTTCATGTTTGATGTATGGGTTTTAATCCTTTTCTCAATTGGCTTACTGATTTGTTCATTATTTGGCTTGTTCTGGCTTGTTCTTGACATCTGCTTGATCTGCAATTTGATTTGCATCCATACCCATGTAGACAAATTATTGCAGATCtttttggtttatatattattGACAATTACCCAATTCTCTAAATTGTCTTGTGTTGCAATTTTAGATCTGAAACTCTGATGTTTCTCTGGCTCTTGCTACCTTGGGTTTATGGATGTTGCAAGAGGAAAAACCCTTTTCATGATCTCCAAAACCCCACTCTTACTTTTGCTCTTGCTACTTTGGGTTTATGGGTGTTGCAAACATCATGTTTTATTTACTTCACTTAGGAGGATTAAAATGCAGTATGGAATCTTAGTGAAATTAATCAAGACTAAATAAAAGAGAGGAGAATAGGTACTTGGAGCTAAAGACAGAACATTTAAAAAGATATATAAGTAAAATtcatctactttttttttattgcattgctttgattatttttatttctggAAGAGGCCAGCAGGGTTGTGTGTAGCCTTTTCAGAAATTTGTAGTTCACATTGAAAtgattaaaattaatttagaagCTATAGGTTTctatctttaatttttttccccttttggACTAGTTAACCTAATATAAACAATTGTAGTATGCCTTATGGGTACCTAGCAATTAgagtagaaaataaaattgatcaATTTTTAACTAGCTTCTCAAAATATGTAGGCtttttgctctctctctctctctctctctctctctctctctctctctcgtgctTTGTCTTGTTAAATGTGATTGCTTTTCAACGTTGTCTTGCTCGTTGcctataaaaaatacataccctGATATTTTGGTTTAAGTTTTCTGATTGAGAATCTAAATGTGAGTTTGTTTAATGTAGGAAAAAGTTTTAGGTCCATCAGACCCTGACTCTGGAAAAGGAAAGAGCAAAATGTCACACCATATAACACATGGCTTCCACTTGGTAAAGGGAAAATCCCATCATGCTATGGAAGACTATGTTGTTGCACAGTTTAAGCAAATCGATGACCATGAACTAGGACTATTTGCAATTTTTGATGGCCATTTGAGCCATGAAATTCCTGAGTACTTGCAGTCCAATCTCTTTAACAATATCTTAACAGAGGTAATGTATGCGGTAGTAtcatgatatatatttttacattCTTTCAGTTTGTAGTTTGATAGAAGCTGTTGTAGTTAAACGATGTTGGACATCAACATTCACTCTCCTTATTGTCTTGGTCTTTGTTTCTCCTTTCCCCAGCCTGATTTCTGGACAGAAACGGAGAATGCAGTCAGGAGAGCATATTGTGTAACAGATACTAACATTCTGGAGAAGGCAGTTGATTTGGGCAAAGGGGGTTCAACTGCAGTTACGGCCATATTAATTGACTGCCAGAAGCTGGTGGTAGCCAATGTTGGGGATTCTCGAGCTATTATTTGTAACAATGGTGTAGCAAAACAACTATCTGTTGATCATGAGCCTAGCacagaaagagaagaaattgagAACAGAGGTGGTTTCGTGTCAAACTTTCCAGGTGATAAGATTTCTGAGAATCCAAATTAATCTGTTTGgaaaccaaatgaaaaaatcCTCCGTTTTTTGAATACCATTTAAAATGGTTTAATGTATGACAGTTTGATTTTGGTAGAGTGATTTGTGAGTCGCATGGATTTTAATAGGATTTGAGTTTTGTTGCTATCAATCTATTCTGTGGCACTCTTAAGTTGGATTTGAGGTTCACCCAATTAATGTACTTGAGAGTTGAGCTTGAGACCTTAAGTTGCATATATACCATTGCTGAGATTGATCATAAAGCCTAATCAATTTATTGTTCTTTAGTTCTCATTAATTTTCAACATTGAATTGTTTTCTTCCATCTATGGTAGTATTGACATTGTGATTCTGATGAATTCAGGGGATGTTCCACGGGTTGATGGGCAGTTGGCGGTAGCAAGAGCGTTTGGTGACAAGAGCTTGAAGAAACATCTCAGTTCTGAACCTCATGTAATGGTGGCTTTAATAGACGAGAAGACAGAGTTCATTGTCTTGGCAAGTGATGGACTATGGAAGGTTggtttatttgaaattatgaCAAAAATATCTACAATTGCAAACTGCAAATATAACCAATAGACCATAGCATGTTGAATCCGAAGAATCGGATTTCTGCATATCATGTTGTACTTTGAAtgaacttgaattttttttatatataatttgatttCAGGTGATGTCAAACCAAGAAGTTGCGGATTCTATCAAAGATATAAAGGATGCCCGGGCAGCAGCGAAGCACCTTACGGAAGAGGCAGTGAATAGGAAGAGCTCTGATGATATTTCTTGTGTAGTTGTAAGATTTCAGTGAATGCATAAGTTCTATTTGGTATGTATTTTGTCTGATTTTAACTTGGTTTTCAATGATGTATTAGATATGTTGTATTCATAAACAGATATGGCATTGAAGTGTGCTTGATGTGTATCTTGTGCCCCTTTTGTGTTATAATCCTTTCATCATTTTTTGGGAGATTCGTACATGCTACaacaaaaatagccaaaatttagCTAGCCCTACTAAATTATAGGTATGGATGGACAAAACAATCTTTTATTTGCAGAGTTTTAATTGTTCTGCAGTTTGAGAATTTGAGACCCCTTTAAATACAGGGAGTTGGCTAGACTTGAAGAGGAGTTTTTGTCCATGCAACTCATATTTTGCTTGAAACTTCAgctattaaaataataataataataataataataatgacaGAGGACATTATTGCAGGATTATATGATTCATGTCTTTCTTCCAAAAGGtatgaaattttggaaaatatcCCGGAGAAAGTGTTTGACATGGTGACAAAGATAAAGTGGATAAGCCATCACAATAAAACAAAGCTTTTGCAGACAAAAAGGCAGCTAAGGAAGGTGACGCTTAGCAACTCGCAAGGGAAAAATATATGGAACGAAAGCTAAGTTGTCGTTTGGTATGGAAAATATCTGCAATAAGACATCCCATTGGTCACTCGGTATGTCCAGCACGAAGCATACCTTAGTCTTAGTGGTTGTGATATCCAAATGGAagtcaataaatatttatgaaGGAGTAGATTGCAGACACAACACAAGCCAACCAGTCATTTTCAGCATCTTATTTATTGTCATAGCAGCTCCAAGTCTTCGCCATATTAATACTTTTTAGATTTTCATTCAACGATTTAGTAATTGTCTTCGGACTCGTTTGATAGTGCTTTAGAATTATTAAaaactttataataaaaaatagcaaaaaagttaaaagattATAAAAGAATTCTCggatttttaataaaaacgCTTATGAGCATAAGTGCTTTACCATCCAAATACACGCGTATACAAACCAAGAGGCTAGACTAAACACTCTCACAATACATTATAGCTTTAAAAGCTTACATAGTCCACATGTAATGGCCTACAAACAAAGCATAACGCATACCAACTTAAGGTTGTAGTTAGGTTGACAGATACATATTACTTCCCTcgaataatataattattattctCAATGATAAGCATAGGAACAAACATAGAGTTTGCAAAAAGCCATGGATGACAGAAGAGAGGGAGCATGGAGAGAGCAGACAAGATCAATATGCCCTTATCTGATCTGGAATTGCTTGGAAGCAACCCCTCTTCGGCTTGAGCCTTCTCCATAAGGTTCACCCGAGCTCTTGCGGCGCCGCTCATTGTGGCCGGCCAAACGCCGGCGACAGCTCCTCTTTGCTTCGTCGAACTCGGTTAGCTCATGGAACCTGTGCAGTGCAGCCACACAATGACAAGTTCTAAAACATGGTAATGCACAAGTAACACTTAAGGGAGAGAATTAATTAAGGGTCTACAagcaaagggaaaaaaaatgcatgaCTGGCACACTCATTAAACCCATGTTTTGAGTGACATCATGATCTGCAAGGGAAAATAAATCCGTGTATAGTAATGGAAACTACTATATCAAGTTTCTCCATGAAATATTAGTTAAAGCAACCCAATTTTAACAGAGATCACCATTTTATAAACCATTGCTAAACCATACAGAAGCAGAAGCAATGCAGCGGAAACAAGAGAAAAacggaaaaaaaagaagaggaaatggGATGCAAGACCTGCTGCATTGCTGACAGAAACGCTGTCGAAGGCCGGAAACCATGACAACGGGCGCCTTTGAATGAAACTCACAGACCTTATGGCGCCGGTAGTACCTCTTGGCTTCAACAAAATCAGCACCACACCTCTCTGCTTGACAACATGGTGGAGACactccacctccaccaccagaTCCTCTTCTTCCAGCTTTCTTCTGCTTCTCATTCTCTTCAAATCTCAGCATCAAACCACCACCAGACTCCTCTTCCTCCGAGTCATCCTCCACTTCATCAACAACATCCTTGTTCACCTTCTCTTTCCAACTTTGCCTTCCTTCAAAGCTCTTAGCCTCCATTGGTGACTGATAATGAGGAAGATGCCACAAATTACAAGGAGGGTTGTGGTGGAAATGCAGAATGGTTTATGAGAATTATTAAGAAGAGGAGGAGCTTGGAGTTATGAAGGTGAAGAAAGTGTAAGGAATAGGTGAAAAAAGTGGAGCAGGACCACAAACACAAACTCCTTTTTTTTGCGTGTCAATATCATATAAGGTGgtggaaattggaaattttgaatGCAAtagtgaaaaagaaagagttgaAAAGCTGAGTTTGGGGTTCCCATTTGTCTCAAACATGGATAAGTTTTGAGCCTAATTTGTCTCAGTGAGACCTAAGATCAGTTAGAGCTTCATGACCAGAAGCTTAGCTGAGCTATTGCAAATAATGCAGAAAGATGCTTGAAATAGTATAGCAGGAGCCTGTGGCCTGTAGGGTCGTTCAGATTGCTTAATTGAGAGGGCAAATTCATTCCCAAGTGAACATTAAAGAAGCAAAACAGCAATGCATGATGcttcataattaaatttcaCGTACTGGAGGCTGAGTAAATATTGATATGCAGTACAAAACTGAGCACACATCAGTGCATCTTTAATCTGTGGTGAATGCTTTGTCTGCCACCAGTTTCTACTTTTTACCCTACGTCTCTGTTGGATGAAGAATTTACAGCATGTATCCacagtaaaaaagaaatcatttgGTCATGCATTATGTCGTAGATTATATATACTGTGGAGGCAATAGCTCATGGCATATGTTATGTTGGTGGTACAAGCTCACGGGTATGAAGGGGCACAAGTACATAAAGAGGCAGATTTTAGCAAGAAAAATCAAACGTGATATGACCCTTGCACCTTATGTTCACATGGTTATAGTATGAGACGAAGTACTCGATTGTTGATGCAAGCGTTTAACAAGTCATACGGTTTTGTTTTATGTACCTTTGGTGGACCTAAGATTCAATCTAGTTTGAtgttcaaaacaaaatacaaaagtgAAAGAGAAAGCAAGTGAATGGAATTTCTACTTCCAACTGGTATGCAATAATGTTTTTGGGATTCTTTTGCATTGTGtccgtatatatatatatatatatatatatatatatatatatatgtcagcATTATTGCTGTTGTCACTCGTTTAATTTGCACAATGTTTGTCGTATTATTAAATACATTATTGATTGCATCTCTCGTAAAACTTAATGAGATATACTTGTacaatttgattttgtatATCTCTGTGAGATATGTGATCAACAATGTAATTAGTGATGCTCGTGTTACCATTAATTATAGCACTGTTAATacttcaaattgaaactaGGACCTAAATCACATATCCTCGTCTAAAAGCTTAACATGGTTAAGGCTAAGATCAATAGGGACCTTTTCGTACGTAGTCGCTTGCCATGATTAGGGCATCACCATTGTGGTCCTTAGTTTTATCAAACATTCAGCTCACTGGCTTCCGCGTCGCCTATCTATTTTTCTAGCTAGTCATAATGCGAATCCATGTGTGATGTGTCACAACAAGTTATTTTCGCCACAATATTGTGCCCATCTCTCTCAACTTTGAGTTGGGTGTTGGTCCCGATGCTCTTTAGTCCCTGGATTCCTTTCTTTGTCATGGACTTAAGCTAGTTGCAACGGGAATAACAGTactgttttattattattaaccaataatactatgtcatatgAAAGTGTTATTACGTGTGTCATAGCGTTATTGGCTcggaaaatcaaaataatgttATCTTTGTTTCATGAAAGTCTTTCTCCTTATCGTAAGCATATAAAGCCTttatcatcattcatcattcttgagcaattaaataaacaaataagaCTTAAAAATTGAACTAACCTGGACTAGACTAGATTGGATAGGTTGGTTAATTTGGGATCAATTGGGTGTGGTAGATTTGAAGTCATCTTTCAACATTAACATCaggaagagaaatataattaaacTAAGAGTTCTTTAACTAAACAATGCTTTCATGTGTTGCTAATAATAATACCACAAGCTTGGATTTGGATTGCACTGAATCCCTAAGCCATGCCACCTCTCATACTCAAAGACGAAGTAGACATCGAGCTTGAACTCAAATTTCGAGCCTTGAAATCAAGACGTTGAACTTTTAGAACTTGGGGTTTTCATATATTCCAAACCAATAAAATTTAGCCAATTCACAAATTCAATCTATTTTCTTTAATCCAATTTAATATGATCAAAGCTTAGGATCCGATTCGATCTGATCCGATTGATTTTGGATTGAGTGGTTGATTTTAATgatggaaagaaaataaatattgagAATGAATCAAACATGTAGGACTACAcaaaattattagtccaatcTCACTCCTAATTAATCTCTCGAGAAACTATAATGagcaaagaagaagaggaaagtaACTAGTGCAAGAATAagaacaaaacataaaaatttgaatacacAACAGGTTTGAAAAGTTTTCAGGCTGGAAAGAAGGCCTTTTCTTTCCCCCTTTGTAAACGAAAGGAGGGTTGAGGAAAAAGAGCGTCAACCAATCTTGAATTATTTGGTCCCAACCCAAGGTTTTTTGGCCCGACATGTAAACCACATCGTATTCATGCATGTTATTCTCCACACTACAAATTGAAGCATTTGGCTAGGTTTCCTTCTTGAAGCTGCTTTTCTTATCTCCTCCTCTTTTTTCATCATCTTTAATTCCTCGATCCTCAAACTTTTTAGATCCATTAATGGCCAAGGAAATAGACTGAGCATTCGATACCCACAACAACGTTACTCTGAATATATTACACGTGCAAATCCGACAACAAAAGCACCTTCTATACTGTTAGGCACTTGTGTTTTATGTctcttttcaatttgattgatATTTTATAACTTAAACAACACACAGAACTTTGACCCCCTCCCTTCCTGTAGTTTTCATTAGTATTTTTACAACAATAACAAGTATGAAAATTGGTGCACCGATATTTATTCGAAAGAGAAACCTACTCTACGCAATTCGACTACATTATTGACCACTTCTCTAATACAGGTGAATTAGATCTCACATACACTGATGAAACCCATCTCTATTAAAGAGACGATCAACAATATAGTCTATAAATATGGTCTAAATAGTATTATTGTTTAGACACACATTCATGTGAGCTTGTAATAGCATGCAAAGTTACAAGTCATGACCACCTCTAtacttcaagaaaaaaaaaaaatttaaaaggaaaagattCAATATACAACTTCCCCTTGATCTTGTGGGGAAGTTTCACATTGCCAACAAAGTTTGGAAGTaaaaccaccaaaaaaaaaaaaaaaacctggtAGTAAAGTCGAATATTACATTTCCAAGCTTAATGCAAGAGCCTCCATTTCCAGATGAAGCCTTAGCCACATATTTTACAACCCTTCAAATCTCTTTATGAATATGTTCATCATGATCTGCGAACTTACTTAGTCCTCCATATTTCTGTACTCAGTTGTATCAATGACGTTCCCATCAGCCTCAGCAACCAATGTGTCCCCAACTTTTTGGGTCTTGTTCTTGGTAGAGTCCCATGCAAAATCCGTCCTCTCCTTTGCCATGTCAACCAGGTCCTCCGCCACCTCTTCTGCTTTTGCCGTGCCTTGTCTTGCTGTGTCTCCTACATATACTGTTACACCACTCATGTTATCAATCCTGGTGTCTCCTTCATCTCTTCCTCCGCCTTCATCCCTGCTTGCCTCTGTCGGTGGCCTATTTCTTGGGTCCTAATATTTCatacaataaataataagtCACGCGTATTTTGTACCACCTCTAGCAATTGCATTATATTCGATGAtgattatttttctaatacgAAGTTCAcgtgagaaagaaagaagtgaccgataaataatttaataaatatggTGCAAATATCGTTGTTCATAAATAATATGTATACGTGTAAAGAATATGCTAAACATATAAATACAGGTAGCACATATCCAATAGTACTTGGTACATTAAGatgcaaaagaagaaaaaaggagagagaaaggacaATGGACAAAGGACAAAGgacaaaggaaaaaggaaa of Prunus dulcis chromosome 4, ALMONDv2, whole genome shotgun sequence contains these proteins:
- the LOC117624874 gene encoding squamosa promoter-binding-like protein 3 produces the protein MEAKSFEGRQSWKEKVNKDVVDEVEDDSEEEESGGGLMLRFEENEKQKKAGRRGSGGGGGVSPPCCQAERCGADFVEAKRYYRRHKVCEFHSKAPVVMVSGLRQRFCQQCSRFHELTEFDEAKRSCRRRLAGHNERRRKSSGEPYGEGSSRRGVASKQFQIR
- the LOC117624883 gene encoding probable protein phosphatase 2C 39; this encodes MTGREILHKMKEKVLGPSDPDSGKGKSKMSHHITHGFHLVKGKSHHAMEDYVVAQFKQIDDHELGLFAIFDGHLSHEIPEYLQSNLFNNILTEPDFWTETENAVRRAYCVTDTNILEKAVDLGKGGSTAVTAILIDCQKLVVANVGDSRAIICNNGVAKQLSVDHEPSTEREEIENRGGFVSNFPGDVPRVDGQLAVARAFGDKSLKKHLSSEPHVMVALIDEKTEFIVLASDGLWKVMSNQEVADSIKDIKDARAAAKHLTEEAVNRKSSDDISCVVVRFQ